Genomic DNA from Lactuca sativa cultivar Salinas chromosome 8, Lsat_Salinas_v11, whole genome shotgun sequence:
GGACGTGGGCCAAATGTTACATCCTTTACAGTCCAAAAAggtaaaactaataaattattttCATATTGATTACATGATGTTTACATTTTTTAGTTTGGTAAACAGGAAAAACTTATAGGTTAAGAATATCGAACGTAGGACTACAGAATTCCCTTAATTTCCGCATTCAAAACCACAGGATGAAACTTGTGGAGGTTGAAGGAACACACACAGTCCAACAAATGTATTCGTCTCTTGATATTCATTGTGGGCAATCTTACTCGGTGTTGATTACAGCTGATCAGTCTGACCGAGACTATTATATTGTCGTCTCCTCTCGATTCACCAACCCAATCCTTGCCACTACTGGAGTTCTTCATTATAGCAACTCCGCTAGCAAAGTCTCTGGCCCAATTCCCGGTGGACCAACCATCCAAGTGGATTGGTCCCTCAACCAGGCTCGTTCAATAAGGTTTGCTATCCCAATATACTTTTTCTTATATCATATACTAAAATATGATGTTGTGATTGTTAATCATTACTTATATAATAATGTCATTAACACGACCTCGATGAAAACCATAATTAAAATTGTCTCGAAAGATTAGAAACATGATAACAATGTTGAACATGTACCGTAACATATATCATGGAAAATAACACGTTTTCCACATACGACATTGTTGGGAGTCGAAAAGTCCAACGCTCAATTTGGTTTACTTTGTTTGTAGGTTGAATAACCTTCATTCCTTAAGGATTTGTTGTTGTTTTTCCAAATGataaaattattattaaaaacaCTAGCAAAAAGTTAGTAAAAATAACTAGTTGATTATGCTTTTAGGGCAACATCCCATGAAAGAAGTGTGAATTTTCATCACCACCATTTTTTAGGAGTAGTTTAGAGTAAATTAAATTTGTCATTCAAAAAAACAACTATTACAAATATATAGAGTAAATTGCAAATTTAGGCATATAGTTTTTGGATTCCTTttgatttttcatttaaataaatcattaaaaactcaaaatttaaaaaaaaaaatgattaaaaaacaTGCAAGAAATTTTTTAAAAGATAAGATGGCCATTTCAAATTTAATGATGACCAAATTCATAATTTTAAATCAATATCCAAACAAATTAGCAAACTATAAACAAACTATAAAAGACCAAAATTgtaatttattcatatatttatatTGTAAATGAAACCTAAATATGTCATATATCATTTTTTAAACATAATGATATAACATGTCATTTTCTTAGTACCTTTTATTTATCTATTTCACTTAATATAAAGCTTATATTTTAGAGAGTtcatattttaaattttcaattaaagtacaataaatcataaaaaaaatattaaaattaatttgaattcaaaatttaACAGTAAATTAGCTTATTCTGCCAACCTTAAAGTATCTTTAATTTATAACCTAGTAAGGTATATATATGgttacatttattattattattattattattattattattattattttaacatcTAACCGAAGTAGCCCATCCCAGGACCAATCTTACAGCAAGCGGCCCACGGCCCAACCCACAAGGTTCATACCATTACGGGATGATCAACACCACCAGAACCATCATCATCCAGAGCTCCGCGGCACAAGTCAACAAAAAACAAAGATATGGACTCAACAGTGTCTCATTCAAACCCACCGATACTCCATTAAAACTCGCCGATTATTTCAACATCGGTGGAGTTTTCAGAGTCGGAAGTATTTCCGATAAGCCCACCGGAGGTGGGTTGTATCTTGACACCGCTGTTATGGGGGCTGATTACAGAACTTTCGTTGAAATCGTCTTCCAAAACCCTGAAGATATCGTAATGAGTTATCACCTTGATGGCTACCAGTTCTTCGTTGTGGGGTAAATAATTAAGaacaaaaaataaagaatttatcATATCCATATGTTTTGGTTTCTACTTTCTATTATAATACATAatcaaatatttttattaatttagaatGGATGGAGGAGTATGGAGTAAAGGAAGTAGGAACGTTTACAATCTTCGAGATGGCGTTGCACGTAGCACAATTCAGGTCGACTTTTAGTAAATTACATTTTGGTCCCTCATTATAGCTCCTTTTTCGTAATTTTGGTTAACAAAAtgttttttctttcaattttggtcattaattgattttttttaaccgGTGTTTTTATATATAGGTATACCCAAAATCATGGTCTGCAATTTACGTACCACTTGATAACGTGGGCATGTGGAATTTAAGGACAGAGTTTTGGGCAAGACAATATCTTGGTCAACAGTTTTATTTACGTGTTTACACAAATTCAGGATCAATTAGAGACGAATTCCCAATCCCAAAGAATGCTCGTCTTTGTGGAAAGGCAAGTGGTCAACACACACGACCATTATAATTTTTCCATAAATATCCTCGAAGGTTTGACCTCTAAGCTAAAGTAAATTAGGAGGTTGAGTTTAGATATAATTTTCACATAACATATGGTGAATTTAAAATATACTAAGAAGTATTTGGATTGCGTATTTATAGCTTTAATGTTACATAAGCTATAAATTTGAATGACCTTATCTCAAGGTCAcctttattgttgtatttttttGTTCACACTTAAGTGGAAATATTGTTTTGTTTGGTGTTTATTGAAAAAGAAATCATCTGTTATTGTAATAAAGAAATGGTTAGAAGTTGGTGATAGACTTCCTATTTGTGCATTTGAATTTAGCGAAGATTTTACTACCTGCATATTGTTCACTACTAAACGTAAATTTAATGTGCATTAGAAATTATCAACAAGAAAAGATGGAACAAAATAGCTTCTATTATTGCTTTTGTAATTGTGTATCTACATAATAAATAGAGAGAAGATAAATTCTATATAAGAAAATGTCAAAAGTGATATATAGGTTCAAATCTCACTTTAGTTGGATTTAAAAAGTAGATTTTACGAATACGTtaaagagtatatatatatatatatatatatatatatatatatatatatatatatatatatatatatatatatatatatatatatatatatatatatatatatatatatatatataagggatagagaatatacattacagccccacctaagcttaggtactaaacctctaaaatatgttgttttaacatgctaaatatacccgatttggtttcacttggtaatatatcattctccataacatttctttctttcattatcgttttatcatctccgttttctttcctcaattattgtttattacatcatccaagtgaacattactaaaccctaaacctaaacctaaaccctaaatttaaaccctaaacactaaagctaaaccctaaaccctaaatctaaacactaaaccttaaccctaaatcctaaaccctaaacataaacctaaaccctaaactctaaaccctaaaccctattgtgtcgatcttgaagtattaatcgtgaatccattaaccgtaatctttatatagtaaaacaatgtattttcaagagGTTTGGTACCTAAATTTAGCTGGGGCTGTAATATAATTATGTTTAagattaaacaaaaaaataaataattatattacaTATTTAAAAGAATGAACACATTTTTTTACAGCACAGATACTTTAATCCACTGCATAAGTGACTATGTCCCAAGTAGAACTTAAACACTCGAGAGGGCATCTCAACTACCTATATGTTAGTTTTGACCTTTTGTTATGTAGAATTTACCCCTtcactttttaaattttttttttaaacctcaTCTTGACCGACAAACTAAGTCCATTCAAACTTTGAGTTCGAAAATTTGTTTGTAAGCATAACCGAAAAACTCTTTAATGAGCTCGAAACTAAAACTCTTGGACGAACAATCCAtttctaattttttgtttttgtttttgttttttttttttttttttttcccaaAAATTTTACAATGAATTTGGTACTTAGACCATCTCCAACCCATCTTCATTTTTTCCCTCATAAATGGAGTAAAAAATAGagtaaatagtgtttcatctccaaccctactccattttctatcccattttttaccccaaaaagtatattcttggaatattccatttttataacttatatatattgtcaaatacaccctctactaattaaactttatatttatgattaattaatataaattagaatataacattatattataaatattaaatattgtatttaaattattattagtagataaaataactagaaatgtataaaataaaaataagagagACTAAAATTAACAACCAAACgtcacctccatttttggagatatgaatagtattcccccatatatgggggaatactattcatatctccaaaaatggaggtgaaaaTAGGGTAGGGTTGGAGAAGAATGGAGGAAGAAATAGGGGAAAAATGGAGTTTGGGGGTGGGTTGGAAATGCCCTTAGTAGTTCCTAATTGTGTCCACGTTATCACCAACAAACTAACAAATATAAAGATATACATCCAATAAAAAATGTTATTGAGCAGTTTTGTGTGCCATATATTCTTTTCTCCTATCAAATGTATGTATCTTTACCAACACTAgtacaaaacttattttttagTGCGATGAGGTTTTTTTGTTGGTGCGGTCGTAGCCTAAAACCGCACCATTAAAACACTTTCGCATCAATAAATCAAG
This window encodes:
- the LOC111914319 gene encoding L-ascorbate oxidase homolog, encoding MKIMPRNLAVFITVGAFLIAITCAEDPYRFFEWNVTYGDIYPLGVRQQGILINGKFPGPDIYSVTNDNLIINVFNSLDEPFLISWNGIQQRRNSFEDGVLGTTCPIPPGKNFTYILQVKDQIGSFYYFPSLAFHKAAGGFGGIRILSRPRIPVPFDEPADDFTVLIGDWYKSNHTALKAILDRGHKLRNPDGILINGRGPNVTSFTVQKGKTYRLRISNVGLQNSLNFRIQNHRMKLVEVEGTHTVQQMYSSLDIHCGQSYSVLITADQSDRDYYIVVSSRFTNPILATTGVLHYSNSASKVSGPIPGGPTIQVDWSLNQARSIRTNLTASGPRPNPQGSYHYGMINTTRTIIIQSSAAQVNKKQRYGLNSVSFKPTDTPLKLADYFNIGGVFRVGSISDKPTGGGLYLDTAVMGADYRTFVEIVFQNPEDIVMSYHLDGYQFFVVGMDGGVWSKGSRNVYNLRDGVARSTIQVYPKSWSAIYVPLDNVGMWNLRTEFWARQYLGQQFYLRVYTNSGSIRDEFPIPKNARLCGKASGQHTRPL